Within Chloroherpetonaceae bacterium, the genomic segment CGATGTCAGCAATGCGTTCCCCTTCCGGTGTGGTTGCACTGATGTCAATGCGGACGATAGAGTCTTGACCGACAGGCGACTCACGAAAAATGCGCACAAACATTTTCTTCACCTGCCATGGCATCGCTCCCAGTGCAACATGCTCAGGACAGTATGCGCTGTCTGCCGCTTTCTCAAACGCCTCATAGAGCGAAATACCCACAGCTTGGTGATGCCCATGCTGACGATTTGGCGGCGTCGTAATAGTGTCGTGATTGGTTATCACTACATCGGGCTGCAGCTTGCGAATTAGATAGACCAGTTTCTGCAAGACTGCTTCTTTGCCTCCCCATTTTGCGAAGGTCTCTTTAGCGGTTTTGGAATAGCCAAAGTCATGAAAACCTAAGAAGATGGGGGTTACGCCCAGAATCTCTGCAGCTTCACGGGTCTCTTGCGTGCGAATGTTGCCCAGCTCTTCGTAGAGCGCCGAGCCAATTTCGTTTTGACCGCCTTCGCCACGTGTAAAGAACACATTATAGACGCGAACAGGTTTGCCGTAGAACTTAGCGTAATAAGCCAGCGTGGCGCCGTCTTCATCATCAGGGTGTGCGGCTAATCCTATCAAAACATAGTGGGCTGAATCGGTGCTGGTTTGTGCGGCTTTTGCGTATCCAGTTGGTTGCACAACCAGATGCTGTAGCAGTGCAAGGCTAAGCAAGATGTTACATCTTAACCAGCGAGACGACATCGTAGCCGCCAAGTTTGGAGCGTCCATTTAGAAAACCCAGCTCAATGAGGAAACATAGTCCTGCTACCTTGCCCCCAACTTTTTCAACCAAGCGACACGCAGCTCCCGCTGTGCCACCTGTTGCCAAAAGGTCATCATGCAACAGCACGCGCTCACCTTTGCGAATGGCATCAGTGTGGATTTCCAGTGCATCTGTGCCGTATTCTAACACGTATTCCTCTCGGATTTTCTCGGCAGGTAACTTATTTGGCTTTCGCACAGGCACAAAGCCTGCGCCCAGCTTATACGCCAATGCCGCTCCAAAAATAAATCCTCTGGATTCAATAGAGACTACCTTATCAATTCTTCTGCCTGCATACAGCTCAGCTAATACATCTACCGTCTCACCAAAGAGCTTCTTTTCTTTGAGCACGGTTGTAATATCTTTGAACATAATGCCTTGCTTGGGGAAGTCTGGCACAGTGCGGATTTTCTTTTCAAAACGCCTCGCAAAAGCTTGAAGTCGCCTTTGCATCTCAGGGCTGACCGCTGCCAGCACCTCAGTT encodes:
- a CDS encoding adenine phosphoribosyltransferase: MQRRLQAFARRFEKKIRTVPDFPKQGIMFKDITTVLKEKKLFGETVDVLAELYAGRRIDKVVSIESRGFIFGAALAYKLGAGFVPVRKPNKLPAEKIREEYVLEYGTDALEIHTDAIRKGERVLLHDDLLATGGTAGAACRLVEKVGGKVAGLCFLIELGFLNGRSKLGGYDVVSLVKM